The Balaenoptera musculus isolate JJ_BM4_2016_0621 chromosome 6, mBalMus1.pri.v3, whole genome shotgun sequence nucleotide sequence ATGATCATCATTAAATAgggaaaaatgggaaacaacctaagtgtcctgcCAGAGGGAAATGGTTAGACTATAGGACCTCTATCTGTACAGCAGAACGTGATATGGCCATTGAAAGGGAAAATGTATTTACTGTCatggagagacaggcagagcaCACTAAAAAGCTGTGAGATCCTATTAAGTATGTATACagcatatgtatattttttaaaagtgggcaAGGTTATACACAGTCAGCCCTTGGTATTCCTGGGTTCCGCATCCatggatacggagggctgaccgtgggacttgagcatccacagattttggtgtctgcagcgggtcctggaaccagtcccccacGGATACTGAGGgataacaatatataaaaatgttaacaggGGCCGTCTTTGGGTGGTGAAATTATGATTaacttttaatttacttttgcttattgaaattttctaattttttgagtcTCTATTATATTTGACAGCCCAGCGAATCCTTAGAGCAACCCCAAGTGGTAAGTTTTGTTACTATCCCCATCTtagaggtaaagaaactgaggcttggacaGGGGAAGGCACGTGACCATGGTCCAGAGAACGGGCTAGAACCCAGATGCCCTGACCCCAAAGCCCAAGCGCCGCCCCGGCCgagtccctccccacccccacgggCCCTGGGAAGCGGTCGCGCCAGGCGGCCCGAGGCCTCCGCTGTACTCACGCTCAGGCTCCGGCTTCTCTGTGTCACCCACTCTCAACGGTCGGGCTTTGGGCTCTTCTTTGTTTCTCCGTATGGGAGCATTGAGCTCCTCATGATAAACTGGACCAAAAGAGACCAGGGGACGGGTCAGACAGACTTTGGGAACCCAGGGACCTCAACCCAATAGCGTGGGCTGGAGCTGCTTCCCCAGAGACGCGACACTTACATCGGTTGTGCTGCACGTAATTCACAGCCATGTTGGTGGGCACAAAGGATGTCTCACTGTCTTTCTTCTTGTTCTGCTGCTCTGCCAGCAGACGGGCCTTGGCATCCTCCgtggaaatgatattttttattttagcactATGGGGAGAAAGGAGCCACACCACAGTGAGATCATCACACCTTTGGGCCTCAGATGGAACTGACTAAAGGGGCTGGCAGCCCCCCCACTGCATAAGGACGTCATCTTTCTCGGGGCACAGCTCTCTACAGTTTACCAACTCCCCTGCGGTCAGATTGTCACGGAGCTCTCCCAGCATCGGAGGTGCAGGAGTTACTCTCTTCTGATCAAGAGGAAATTGAGCTGGAGGACAGGTGAACTGACTAAGGCTCAAAGCTATTAAGGCCAAAAAGGAAGCGAGAACCCAAAAGTCTCCCAACTTTCTACCACACCCGAAGATGATAATGACCACTGTATTTCCTCCACAATAATCCCCTTTTGGAGCAGATGCTTTgtagtaaaaatgaaagaaggatcACGGGGTGGGTGAGCCTTTATCATTGCTCCTGCTAGAATAAGGCAGAAGAATACAAGGACCTGAATAGAAGAGCTGAAGAGCTGTGAACAAAGGCTAAATAAGAACattcttgggggcttccctggtggcgcagtggttaagaatctgcctgccaatgcaggggacacgggttcgagccctggtctggggggatcccacatgccgcggagcaactgggcccgtgagccacaattactgagcctgagcgtctggagcctgtgcttcgcaacaagagaggccgcgatagtgagaggcccgcgcaccgtgatgaagagtggccccgcttgccgcaactagagaaagccctcgcacagaaacgaagacccaacacagccataaataaattaaaaaaaaaaaaaaaagcgcacatatattaaaaaacaaaaaacaaaaaaaattcttgttttcGGCAGAGTCCCTTGTCTCTTTAACTACTTCTGACCAACCCTTCAGAGAAACTCCTGGCAACAACCACGTCAGCCTGCCACAGAAGACAGTTTATGTCTGTGGGTTTCCAAGGAGGCAGGTTAAGAAACAGTCCCTTAACTCTGAACTGGAAAGCAGAGAGCTCGTCCTTTCTGCCTAGGGGCGGGGGAGGCGCGGCCGCGGGTCGGAAGCGCACTCGATGCCGAGGTCCACCTCCGGGATGCCGCTCAGCATCTGATTGGACAGCATCTCCTCGGTCTTCTTTGCTGAGGAGACCCGGATGTTTTCCGGCAGTTCGTAAAGGCAGTCCTCTGCGTTCTTCGGCTTGACTTTCTGTTCCTCGTGTTCCACGATCCCTTTCCGCTTCTTCAGCTCCGTCTCAATGTACTTCATCCTGAAATGAGATACCCAAAGGCCTCGAAGAGGGGCAGGAGAGCTCACAACTGGTGTCTTTTAAATGAGTGGTCCCCAACACTGGCTCACGGAGCCGTGATGGTTGACGATGAAGTTGCCATCGTTCcatggagaaggagaaaaataaaaataacttgagTTTTCAAATCAAGCTAAAATTTTTCAACTTAAAGCACCAACCTATATTATGAGATTCTGTCCTACCACACCATGTGTAAGGTTCTTTGAAGACAAAAAGATAATGGTAGATGGTAGTTTGTTTAACAGCCTTGTtgccaaaatgaaaaataggcaAGTCCACTGTTTATCCCTGCAATTTTGCGGGGGGTGGAACATTACTAGTCAAGGAATCTAAAATTCCAAGAACCacacttttaaagaatttttgagTTTTTCAAAGTCCTCAAGCCTCAGGGGGTGGCGAAAGGGGAGGCAGGGGTGCGAGAGGGGCCAATCTGCTGTCTTTGGATAAGTCTAGAAATGTCATCTGTGACAAAATATCTTGGACTCTGGCTGGAGCCCTCCCCCAATCTCTTACTGATGAACAGACTGACACCTACATGTCCGCGTCCTCATCCCTTCGGTTGGTTTCTGCAGAAAATGACGTCCCCAGATGGAGGTCTTCCTCTTCACTGATcctaaaaaaagagaacagtgaAGCAGAGCCTTACAGTCACAGTTAAATGAGGCTGAGTGTGATGTTACATGAATAAAACAAGTATGCAACGAAACGTACATggtcaaaaaatatatacatatatatgatatgtaaatAGAAGGAACTCTAGGAACATATGCAAGCACACTGATGGCCTCTGGAGATACCTCGGGGGAATGAGtagatttgtttatatttcacttttgtattgtttgtattatttttgtaactgtgtttctatgttttcctcaaaaaagaaaaacaacttccaCATGGGTTTGAAAGACAATATataggggcttcccaggtggcgcagtggttgggagtccacctgccagtgcaggggacacgggttcgaggcctggtccaggaggatcccacatgccgcagagcaactaagcccctgcgccacagctctggagcctgcgagccacaactactgaagcccgtgcgccacaactactgaagcccgtgcacctggagcctgtgctccgcaacgggagaggccactgcaatgagaagcccacgcaccgcaacgaggagtggcccccgctcgccacaactagagaaagcccgcgcgcagcagcgaagacccaacgcaactaaggataaataaaaaagaaaaaaaagacaatatacaATGCACCTTTGCAAGAGGTGCCTACCTGCATCACTCTAAGTTAACTTttgaagagtttttgttttctttgtttttaaacaacgTACCCTTTACAAAGCACAAAGGGTACTCCAAGATGTCCCATTAAAGCTGCGGCGGGACCCAGCTCCCTGGGGGAACACAGAcccaggcaggggctgcaggtgAATTTGCCTCTCAGCCAGTTTTGCACTTACTTATCTTTGCCCCTTTCCTTTAGTTTCTTCATGTCCACCATCCCGCCTGTCTTCATCTGAAAGGGATCATCCTGCAGACAGCAAACACAGCCGAGAAGAAGCATCTATATAACTtgcagtggaatttttttttttttcttttaagaaaacacaATCATCCACTGAAGAGCAGCCACATCTTCCCACTGCCCAAGGAGGACCCCACAACTTACCACTAGAGTGGTCTCTTCTTGTACCTTCTCTCCCACCAGCAGGGCTACAGCACTGAGAAAAGCCAAAAAGTCggggagagagagatagaaagggcACAATTCAGAGATGAGGAGAAACATTTAGGAAGTCTGTAGGTTGCAACATTAGGGCAATGGTGAGATTTGCGGGGTGAACATTGAAGCCGGCTGGAAAAGCCTACAAGAATAACAGGGTCCAAGAAACACTCTAGACGCTGGAGGTGGGGGTAGTGGTGACGTCAGTGGTACATTTTCCTGTAAAGTCATTTAGCATTATCTTGGCTTAGAAATCTCATTTCTAAGATTATGCCTTCAGGGAAAATGAAGCTAAAGACAAATGCAGAAAAATACTATTGCAGCCTTATTTGatggtgaaattttaaaaaatgatgtacaGGTCCCAAAATAAGGGGTAAGTTAAATTATGATATGTACATCTGATAGAATATTATGCAGATATTAAAAAGGTTTTCAGAAAAATTACCCACAATGTGGTTGAATGCTCACAATATCATGAGTTGAAAATACAGTAGTCCCCCTTTATCTGTGGTTTCACTTTCCACAGTGTCAGTCATCTgcagtccaaaaatattaaatggaaaattccagaaataaaaaattcgTAAGTTTTAAATTACCAGCTGTTATGAATGGTGTGATGAATCTCTGCCATCCTGCCCCGTCCCACAGAGGaggtgaatcatccctttgtcctgAGTGTCCACACTATACATTACTCACCCATCagtataggaaaaaataatctacATAAGGTTCAGTACTACCCAGGCTTCAGGTATCCACTGGGGGTCTCAGAACATAGCCCCCGTGGATAAGAGGGGACTACCGAAGAAGAATAGAATAAAAGTAAAGCTGCTCATCGTCTTTacaaaaaagagacaaaacagaCAAGAAACAAACATTAAATGTTAACACTGATCACCTCTGTATGGGAGAATTATGGgtactgtttatttttatgattatacttttctaaattttcccaAACTCTTAACAATCAGTGTGCATTTCACAATTAATCACAGTGTGCATTTGACAATAAAAACACTGATCAATGACCTGTTTCTGACCTCTGGAGCAAACTTCAAGATCACAAGGCTCGGGGCATGTCCTGGTTAAACATCTGCAAAAAACGCTTGGACCCCTCCCCAGGCAGTACTAGGTGTAAAGTGTGTCAAGAGAAGGGGCTATGTCTGAGGAGATATTTGTGACAGCGAccgggtggggatgggggagtcGGGGTAGGTGGTGTCTCGGtcatcccctcctcctcctcctcctcctccgggtCCTCTCCCCCACGCAGTACCCACCTCACCCCGTTGGGCCTCTTCCTCAGGTTCTGCACCTCTCGGGTCTCTTCCagttttaatctaaaaaaaaaaaaaacaaaaggcaatgCACAGGCTGAGAGACCCTCCACGGAACTCAGAGTCAAAAGGCAGCTTCGACGGACACCCCTGCCCCGCTGCCTGCCCGCAGTGGTCCAGAGGGTGACTCTGCGTCTGGACCCACCAACGGGAGTCAGAACCGCTGCGCATGCCAGGGGCACCTCTCCCAACCATGAGACCTTGGGGCGGCGGTCTCATCCCTAGGGGCCTCAATTTCTTCGCAGAAGGGGATAACAACCCGGCTCATAATTAGCAATGTTGTCAAAGAGGTGCCTGGCCGGTGGCGAATCCCCCTAGGctgcctctctcttcctgccccgTGGAAGCCCGCCCCAAACGCACCGAACCTCCTCTGAGTCCTGCTCATCGTCCTCCGACTCCGAGTCGGCCCGGCGCCGGCGGAAAGTCTTCCCGGTGACCGGCATAGTCGCGCCAGCCCCACGGTCTAACCGCCGAGCCCCTGCGCTGAGATCTAGGATACTTCCGGCGCTCAGCAGTGAGATCAGAGCGCCGGCCCctgcccggcccggccccgccaCAAGccctccggccccgcccccggcccacACCGTTCATCTGACCGCGCCCCTACCCCTGGCGTCGGCCTCTTCCGATTGGGCGGCCAagggggaggaggcggggcgcGGCCGGCCGGGCCTCACGACCCTGCGCTGCGCCGAGCCGCGGAAGGCGCGCTTGGCTGACAGGCGGAGGTGGCGCGGTTGCTACGGCAGGTGAGTTCCGGGCCGCAGCCAGTTGCTTCAGGGGGCCGGGTCTCTCGGAGCAGGGGCGAGCACAGTCCAGCTACGGGCCGGCgggggcctggccctgcctggtACGCAGAACGCCGCGGCCAGGTGAGCTGAGCCTGGGACCCCTCCCCCCGGCCGCCACCGCCCTGTCCCCTCCTCCGGCCAGCGCCCAGGGGATCCTCTCGGGCCCCAGCAGCCCACTTCGAGCCCCCAGGGGCTCGTTGCTTCTCCGGAACAAGGGCTGCTGTCTCTTTTATTTCTGCCTGGGCCTGACCCAGCGTTTAAAGCACATGTGTGGCGTCTCGGAGCGCTGACTTGTATTTCCCCGGGGTCTGGGCCCTGACGGGCACTTTTTTCTTTAGGGACAAAAGATGACCACTTCTTAGCGATGATGAATTAAAGTCCCAGCCCCGACTGCCCCGCTAATGATGGCTTCCAGCCACTTCTCCCCGAGGAGAGTCGCGTCTGGTGTTTTGAACCCACCCGGGAGGGTTTGAGGGTAGAGGGTGCTTGCTGGCAGCTTCCCGGGACCTTCGGGGACCTTGTTTTCGTCCTTTGTCACGAGGACTGTCTCTCCGGCCTCCGCCCCTTCTACCCGAggatgctgtgaggattaagtttatttgaaaaaaacaggCATCAACAAACGCTTAGGATATACCTAAATGCATAAATAATGGCTTACGGGACGTCTAGAAAGCTCTTattagtttttcctttctccataTACTGTCTGTCCTTTCCTTTGCAAGAACTACCTCTTATTAAACACTTcttatgtggcaggcactggaCTCAGCATTATTTCATTGAACTCATCCAACAATCCTAGGAAGTAGATTCAGTTACTGTTTTTCACTTTGCAAATGAagacaccaaggctcagagaggcagtaTGTGCCTCAGGTAACACAGCTGGAAGGTGGAGCAGGAATCAGTTACAAGCCTACCTCTGCTGCACCTTGTACACATAagagttcagtaaatgtttactgcGGGTTCCCTGTTCCGGAAGGCCATTCTGAAGCAGGGCAGCATTTCTGGAATGCCTTACTTTTCTCTGGAACAGTCTCCTTGGAGGTGGTTGTCCTCTTCCTTGGACTGAGGCAAATAGTAGACTCAGGACTTGTTGGAACAGCCTTTTGGCTTTGATGAAAAGCCGTAGTTTAAAAGCCTCCAAGTCCTGCCCTCTGCAGCCTGGTTCAGCCAAACCCAGATGCACATGGAATCACTGGGCACCTTGTCCGTGGCGGCTGAAGGAGAGGCTCCTTGGGAATTGCTGCAGGAACCCAGGGAGTCGACGTCTGCAGCTCTCACGCTCTCAGAGTTGGCTCCGATTTTGCCCTCCCAGCAGCGCTCCCACCGGGGGTACTGGGCAGCACTAAGGGGAGGGCCACAAGGTCAAGGACATTTCTGGATCCTCCTCATCTGACATCCCAGGGAGGACCATCTGGTACAGATGCACTGTCCCCGCTGGCCAAGACCAGAGTGCCCACTGATAACCTCCTGGGCTGTAGCAGATCTAATTGAGACTTGTTTAGCAAAAGTCCTGCTGAAAAGTGGCAGCTGTGAATCTGGCAGCGTGTGGCTGGGCTGAGGTGCTGCAGATCCTCTGAGTTCTGCTGGGCCTTTTTGGGGATGGGATGAAACTGCTTCTCAGAGGGAGCCTGTGGGAAATCTGGGTTCTCTTCAGTTCAGAGATAGACCATGTCTTAGTCTGGCTTGAGAGCTTGGTTCCTGAAGGAAATGTCCAGGTTTGGCTTGGGTTTGGGTTAGTGTGCTGGCGCCTTTCTGGAGCCAGGTGAAATGTGGGCCTGTGTCAGTGAGCATTAGTGTCCTTGGGATCCAGCAAAATGATTGCAGTTCACAGCCTGGCCATAGTAAGTATTCAGTGAATGTTTGTTAGACTGGTTTACTTATTCATCAGCTATTTACTGAGCTTTCAGTATACGGagcaggcactgttttaggtgctTGAAAAACATCAGGGAGCAAAAGAGACTAAAGACCCCTGAACTAGTGGACTTTATGTTCTGACAACATGATAAGTATGTAAAGTATGTTAGAAGGTGATGccatggaaatagaaaaaaatagagcaaggCAAGGGAATCAGGGGTGGGAGGGACGATTGACTTGCTAATTTAAGTTGGTGTTCTGGTTTGCGGTTTGGTCGGTAACATGACAAAGCAGTGGACTGAATTATAggccctgggttcaagtcccagttctgCCAGCTTGCTGTGTGAGTCTGGCCAGGaaccttcccttctctgagccagTTTCCCCACCAGAGTCCCTCCTGTGCcgtttactggctgtgtgaccttggcatgAACCTCTCTGATCCTTTTCTGCTTGGTGGTTTTAGGGGTCCTAGTCTGAGTTTCTGCTTAGACCTACTCCAGGGTTTGCAGCTTTTCAGTGACCGTGGCCAGTCACTGCCTCCCGCCTGTTAAGCCCCAGGGACTGCCAGCGTGGGGCAGCACAAACCCCATTAACAGACTCTTGTGGACCCCGGAACAAAGTGCAGTACCAGGTTTCGGGCCATGCAGAGATGTTATCCTAAACTTAAGGAATTTAAGTTGAGCAGAAAAATGCTGTGTGAAGAATGACTCAGAAGAGGCACTCGTGAGGGAGGCCAGGGGAAGCTActctgggggtgtgggggtgtgggttcaaGGATGTGAAGGCCATCCGCACTCCAGTCTGGCCAGGGCTGTTTGGGAGCTGGTAGAGCCGACAGTTCAGAGCACTGACTTTGGGGCAGgcagtcctgggtttgaatcctggctccgcTGCTCAGTAGCTGTGTGGCCCCCTGCCAGTCACttcgcctctctgagcctccgtctTTCCTCCTTTAgtgatggaggtggagatggattTAGTTCTCAATGTTGCCCGACCTCCAGAGTGGTTGTGAGGATTTAGTGAGGTCTGGTAGTACCCGTTCCAGTACACAGGGCCGCTCCGGGCGGCGGCAGGCAGGGCTTGGCAGGGAAGGAGGTTTGAGGGTCCTGCTTTGAGAGTCGGAAAGATGGTGGACTCAGTGAATTAAGACTGGTTAAAGGAAGGGGTGTATCTGGGGTTTGGGGAAGATGGGGTtgcttggaagtagaatggagagaAGGCACGAGGGAGGGAAGAGGTACGTGTTCTGTGGGGCGGAGGGCAGCATGGAGGGGCGTGGGCACAGGTGTGTGGGGTGTGGAGTGGCCAGTTTGGTGAGGATCAGGGCAGCTGGGGTCCTTGCGCTGGGGGCGGGCTTGGTAGCATCACCTTCCCGTCCTGAGGAACTGGGCTCTTAGGTGGCAGGAGGATGTAGCCGGAACCCCTAGGAAAGTGATGAGTAATGGGCACCTGAGGCCTGGTCGCAGCAGCTCTGCCAGGCCCAGATGTGCTGCCTCACTGCCTGCGCTCCTGCGCGGGGTTGAGGTGGGTTACTTTCCCCGTCACTCCGTGCAGGCCCCGGGGAGGGGGAACGTGCCTGCCCTTATTCAGGATGAAGCATCTTGGAAGTCTCATCCGGGGCCTGCAACGGGTGGGCTCAGTGCCAGACCTACCGGCTTGcctcctttcttcctgctttGTCGTCCCCGAGAGAGGAGGTGGGTCTGGTGGGTCAGGAGGGAGAGGCCCTGGGGTCGCTGTAGTGGAGGCGCAACCCCTCTGGCTGGCATCTCTGGCGCTGGCCGTGGGGCAGTGATTCCCAACAGCACAGCAGAGCCGCGGCTCTCAAGAGGGCCCATTCCCGCATCCAGGCCTCTCAGCAGCGCAGGTATCTTTCCCTTTCAGTCTTTATTAAACACCTGCTGTGTGCACTCCATTTATTTGCACAGAGGGAAGGGTGGGAAGGGCTGTGAAGGCGGACCCCACCTGGCTCACTTCCCACTGCACCGCTTCCTTGCTCTGTGGTCTCAGGCAAATGGCTTCCCATCTTGGAGCCTCCGTTCTTCGTCCATAAGATGAGAAACAGCGGTCCTTACCCAAGAGTGTGTAGTGAAGTGCCGGACATCGTGCCTAGCTCAGAGCGGGCATCGTGCCTAGCTCGGAGCAGGCACTCGAGCTTCTGCTGTTGAGTTATGGTTACCTTTTCCGAAAgacccctccctgctcccaccttAAGTGAATTAAAGGGACTCTTTCAAAAGTGTCTATTTTGAAAAACatcaaacttatagaaaagtaaaaagaataataaaatgaaatcccaTTTATACCCTTCACCTGTATTCACCGATTATTAATATGTTTGCCCTGTTTACtgtctatatatttatacactCATTATCACCAGAATCGTTATTGCCGATCTATTTAAGAGTAAGTTGCAGATATCATGACCCTTTGCCCCTAAATATTTCAGGAGGAATTATCTAAGAACAAGGACACTGTAATACGTAACCAGAAAATGGTTTTCATCTTCAGAAACTTTAACATTGATATAATACTCTAtcagtttcccagggctgccgtAAAgtccacagactgggtggcttaaacaacagaaatttattttctcacatttctggaggctggaggtccaaaataaagatgtcagcagatttggtttcttctgaggcctctccttgacttgtagacggtgaccttcttgctgtgtcctcacatggtcttttctctgggTGCATCCTTGGTGCCTCTTTGTGTATCCAAATTTcctccttttataaggacactagtcaggttggattaaggcccaccctaaagacctcattgaacttaattacctctttaaag carries:
- the C6H9orf78 gene encoding telomere length and silencing protein 1 homolog isoform X1 — encoded protein: MPVTGKTFRRRRADSESEDDEQDSEEVRLKLEETREVQNLRKRPNGVSAVALLVGEKVQEETTLVDDPFQMKTGGMVDMKKLKERGKDKISEEEDLHLGTSFSAETNRRDEDADMMKYIETELKKRKGIVEHEEQKVKPKNAEDCLYELPENIRVSSAKKTEEMLSNQMLSGIPEVDLGIDAKIKNIISTEDAKARLLAEQQNKKKDSETSFVPTNMAVNYVQHNRFYHEELNAPIRRNKEEPKARPLRVGDTEKPEPERSPPNRKRPANEKATDDYHYEKFKKMNRRY
- the C6H9orf78 gene encoding telomere length and silencing protein 1 homolog isoform X2, which codes for MSRTQRRLKLEETREVQNLRKRPNGVSAVALLVGEKVQEETTLVDDPFQMKTGGMVDMKKLKERGKDKISEEEDLHLGTSFSAETNRRDEDADMMKYIETELKKRKGIVEHEEQKVKPKNAEDCLYELPENIRVSSAKKTEEMLSNQMLSGIPEVDLGIDAKIKNIISTEDAKARLLAEQQNKKKDSETSFVPTNMAVNYVQHNRFYHEELNAPIRRNKEEPKARPLRVGDTEKPEPERSPPNRKRPANEKATDDYHYEKFKKMNRRY